TGACTCGGTACCGCTGTGGAGCAGGACGGCGCTTGAGAAACTATTCGCGGCGCCGGCGCGGACATGGCTTTTAACCAATGCGCTCCCGGATCATGCTCGGGCCGACGCCGTCATCGCGGTGTCGCTGCTGCGGTACTGCGGCTGCTGCGACGCAGTCAAGGCGGAGACCGGCCTTGCGTTTTCACTTTCCGGCCGCGGCGGCGCCGTGCCCGCTGTGACGCCTCAGGCGGGCCGCATCGTGCTGATGCCCGACTTTTCGGCGGTGCTGCCCCAGGAGGTCTCGCCAGAGGACCTGTTCTGGTTCCTGCGCGCGGGCGCGCTCGTTTCGTTCGACAGGGTTTACAAAGGGGTGATCAGGCGCGACGTCATCAACGGCTCGCTGAGCGAGGGCGCCGACGAAAAGAAGACCGTTGCGTGGCTCGTTTCGCACGGCGCGCCGCACAACGTGGCCGAGACCGTAAAAGAGTGGATTCGTGAGTTCTCCAGAATTTATTTAACCACCAGCGCCTCCGTGGTGTCGTTTGACGAGAAGGCCACGCGCCAGCTTACGGCCTACGAACCGCTCAGGAACCTGGTGACGCCGGCGCAGCCGCATTCGGTGTTCATGATACGGCGGGGCCGCGAGGAGGAGGTGCGCCGGCTCCTCGTGGAGATGGGGTTTGATCCCCGGGCGCCGGGAGAGCGGCAGGTTGAAAAGCGCCGCGCCGGCATCGAGATTGCGCCCGAGCCTGCGCCGGCGATCGTCCCCATGGTGAGTTTCGAGCAGCAGGCGGCGGAGCCGCCGCGGCCGGTGCGCGCCGGCAAGTACGGCGAGAGGCTCAAGGAACTTGACATGGGCGACATGCTTCACGTGGTCGATTATGCCGTGATCATGGGCAAGGCGCTCGCCGTGGATTATCTCGGCAGCCCCGGGATAAAAAAGGGCATGCACATCGTAAGCCCCCTGAGCCTTTACAAGGAGGGAGAACCTTATTTCGAGGCCGGGACAACGTCAGGAAAATCGAAGCGGAAGTTTATGCTCAAGAAAATAAAGAGGATCGGGGTCGACTCCGCATGAGCAAGCGCAGCGATTTTGTGCACCTGCACAACCACACCGAGTACAGCTTTCTCGACGGCGCCATCCGCATCAAGAGCCTCGTGGAGAAGGCGAAGGAATTCGGCATGCCCGCGCTCGCCATCACCGACCACGGCGGCATGTTCGGCGTGGTGGAGTTCTACAACGCCTGCCTCAAGGAGGGGATCAAGCCCATCATCGGGTTCGAGGCCTACGTGGCGCCGCAGTCGAGGCTTGACAAAACAAAATCCGGCGACGAGAACTACCACCACCTCATCCTGCTCGCGCGCAACCTCGAGGGCTACAAGAACCTCATGCGGCTCTCCACCATCGGGTATCTGGAGGGCTTCTACTACCGGCCGCGGATCGACAACGAGGTGCTGCGCAAATATTCGGCCGGCGTCATCGCCACGAGCGCCTGCGTGGCGGGCGCCATCCCGCGCGCGCTGCTTTCGGGCGACACGGCGCGTGCGCAGAAGATCGCCGAAGAATACATTGACATTTTCGGAAAAGAGAACTTCTTCTTCGAGCTGCAGAACCACGGCATCGACAAGGAGCTCGTGGCGTTCGACGAGCTCATCAAGCTGGGACGGCGCATGGGCGTGCCGTTCATCGTCGCCAACGACGCGCACTACCTCACCAAGGACGACGCCTCGTCGCATGAGGTGCTGCTGTGCATCGGCACGCAGACAACGCTCGACGACCAGTCGCGCTTCAGGTTCGGCTCAGACCAGATCTATTTCAAGTCCGCGGCGGAGATGGCGCAGCTGTTTCCGGACATGCCCGAGGCGCTCGCCAACACGGTCGCGATCGCGGAACGGTGCAGCGTCGACATCAAGGCGCCGCCGCAGCTCCCCAAGACAAAGGTGCCCGACGGGTTCGCCTCCGAGGCGGAGTATCTTTCCCATTTGGCAAAGGCCGGGCTCAAGGAAAAATATTCCCGCATCACGCCCGGCATCCAGGAGCGGCTCGATTACGAGCTGGGCGTGATCTGCAAGATGGGCTTCGAAGGGTACTTTCTCATCGTGAGCGATTTTGTCGCGGCCGCGAAGCGCGAGGGCGTGATGACCGGCTGCCGCGGCTCCGCGGCCGGCAGCCTCGTGGCGTATTCCATCGGCATCACCGACGTCGACCCGATACGCTTCGAGCTACTGTTCGAGCGCTTTCTCAACCCCGAGCGCATCGACATGCCCGACGCCGACATCGACTTCGCGGACCGCGACCGGTACAAGATCATCGACTACGTGATCAAGCGGTACGGCCGCGACGCCGTGTGCCAGATCATCACCTACGGCCGCATGAAGGGAAAATCGGTGGTGCGCGACGTGGCGCGCGTCATGGGCCTCACGGTCGCCGAGGCGGGCAAGCTCGCGGCAATGGTGGACAAGGATCTTGCCACGTCGCTTTCGACCAACGGCGAGCTCGCCGCCACGATCAAGGCCAATCCGAAATACGCCGAGCTGTTCCGTCACGCGCGCGCGCTCGAGGGCCTCAACCGGCAGCCGAGCATGCACGCGGGCGGCGTGATCATCGCGCCGGGCCCGGTGGTCAACTGGTCGCCGCTCTTCAAGCAGCCCGACGCCGACGAGGTGATGACCCAGTTCGACATGAACGACGTGAAAGAGGTCGGTCTCATCAAAATGGACTTTCTGGGCCTCATCACCCTTACCATCCTGCAAGACACGATAGATTTGGTAAAGCAAAACCACGGCGTGGTGATTGACTTATGGAAACTGCCCGACGGCGACAAGGAAACGCTCGCGCTGCTGGGCAGGGGCGAGACCGTGGGCGTGTTCCAGTTCGAATCACAGGGCATGCAGGACAACCTGCGCAAGCTCAAGCCCGAGGGCATCGAGGACCTCATCGCCATGAACGCGCTGTACCGGCCCGGCCCCATGGAAGACATCCCCGTGTACATCCACCGCAAGCACGGCAGGGAAAAGGTGGAGTACAGGCACCCGTTGATCGAGGAGATCCTCAAGATCACCTACGGCGTGATCACCTACCAGGAACAAGTGATGCGCGTTGCGCAGGAAATGGGCGGCTTCACGCTGGGCCAGGCCGACATCCTGCGAAAGGCCATGGGGAAAAAAGATATGGAGAAAATGGAGGCCATGCGCAAGCGGTTCATGGAGGGCGCGCAGAAGCGCAAGGTGGAAGCGAAGATCGCGCAGGAGATCTTCGACCGCATGGCAAAATTCGCCGGGTACGGGTTCAACAAGGCCCACGCCACCGTGTACGCGCACGTGGCCTACCAGTGCGCGTACCTCAAGGCGCATTACCCCATCGAATTCCTCACCGCGAACCTTTCGAGCGTTCTTGACAAGAAAGACGATCTTCTCGTGATCAAGAACGAGGCCGAGCGCATGGGCATCAAGATCCTGCCGCCCGACGTGAACACGAGCGACTACCGCTGCTCCATCGACGGGGGCAGGATACGCCTGGGCCTGGGCACCATCAAGAACGTGGGGAAGGCGGCGGAGAAGATCCTCGAGGCGCGGGCGAAGAAGGGCAAGTTCTCGAGCCTGTTCGACCTGTGCGCGTCGGTCGATTTGCATCTTGTCAACAAGAAGGCGCTCGAGTCGCTCGTGTACGCGGGCGCGCTCGACAGCCTCAAGGGCTCGCGCGCCCGGCTGTTCGCCGGCGTCGACGCGGCCATCGACTACGGCAGCGCCGAGCAGAAGGACCGGGCGAGCGGCCAGACCAGTCTGTTCGAAACCGACGACAAGGATTCCGCCGCGAGGGTGCGGCCCGAGCCGCCGCTCCCCGACGTGGAGGCGTGGCCCTACAACGAGCTGCTCGCCAGGGAAAAGGAAGTGCTCAACTTCTACGTGAGCGGCCATCCGCTCGAGCGTTTCATGGACGAGGTGCGAGGGTTCACGGACATTACGCTCAGTGCGGAGTCGCTTGACAAAGTAAGAGAGGGAACCGCGCTCACCGTTGGCGGCATCATCACGGCGGTCAAGACGCATACGCAGCGCGACGGCAGGCCCATGGCCTTCCTGGAGATAGAGGACTTCGACGGCTCCATGGAACTGCTCGCCTTCGGCGAGGCGTACGAGAAGTTCCGTCACCTGCTTGCGCCCGACGCCATGATCCTGGTGCGCGGCACGGTGAGCATCCGCGAGGGCGACAAGAAGCCCAAGCTGCGCGTCGAGAACGTGATCGCGCTCTCCGAGACACGCGAAAAGCTCACCAAAAGCGTGCACGTCCGGCTGCGGACGCAGGGGCTCGAGGACGCGTTTGTAAAGGAACTGTACGACGAATGCGGCAAGGCCGCGGGCGACTGCAGTCTCATCATCCACCTGCAGACCCAGGAGGAGAACGAATACCGCATCAAGGCGAAAAACGTGGCGGTGAACCCGGCAAAGGAGACCATCGACCTCTTGCGCAACCGGCTCGGAAAGGAAAACGTGTGGCTGAGCAAGACCGCGGCGTAACGGGCCTCCTTAACTTTCTCCACAACATGTTCATCGCGGCGTGGGCGGCGGTGAGTACCGTTGCCTACGGCACCGTGACCCTGTGCATCGCGCCGTTCAGCAACCGGCTCGCGCGCTACATAGCGCACCGGTGGTGCATTCACCTTATGGCGCTGTGCGGCATACGGGTGCGGGCCGTCGGCGTGGAAAAGCTCGACACCGGCGGCCGTTACGTTTTCATCGCGAACCACCAGAGCTATTTTGACATCCCGGTGCTGTACGCCGGCCTGCCCTTCTCCCTGAGCTTTATTGCGAAAAAGGAATTGTTCTTTATCCCGTTTTTCGGCTGGGGCATCGCCGCCATCGGCCACATCTGGATCGACCGCGAGAACGCCCGCGCCGCGCGCAAGTCCATCACGCGCGCCATCGGCAAGCTCAAGCGCCAGGGCATCTCGTTGGTGCTGTTTCCCGAGGGAACGCGGAGCGTAAGCGGCGACGTCGGCGAGTTCAAGCGCGGCAGCTTCACCCTCGCGCTCGAGGCCGGCGTGCCCGTGGTGCCCGTGACCATCCGCGGCACGCGCGACATCCTGCCCAAGCGGTCGGGCCGCTTCCGCCCCGGCACGGCCACGCTCGTGATCGGCGACCCGATTCCGCCTGCGCAATTTGAGGAGCTTGACAAAACAAAACTGTCGGAGCTGGTGCGGGGGAGGATTATTGCGGGGGCCTCGAAGTCAATTTCATGAGCGGTAAAAAAATCACCGCGGAGACCAGAGAGCGCGAGGAAAAATGATATAGAGTTGGATGTTGAAGGTTGAAAGTTGAAAGCAACGAAACGAACGAAGTACATTTAACTTCCAACTT
The Chitinivibrionales bacterium genome window above contains:
- a CDS encoding DNA polymerase III subunit alpha; translation: MSKRSDFVHLHNHTEYSFLDGAIRIKSLVEKAKEFGMPALAITDHGGMFGVVEFYNACLKEGIKPIIGFEAYVAPQSRLDKTKSGDENYHHLILLARNLEGYKNLMRLSTIGYLEGFYYRPRIDNEVLRKYSAGVIATSACVAGAIPRALLSGDTARAQKIAEEYIDIFGKENFFFELQNHGIDKELVAFDELIKLGRRMGVPFIVANDAHYLTKDDASSHEVLLCIGTQTTLDDQSRFRFGSDQIYFKSAAEMAQLFPDMPEALANTVAIAERCSVDIKAPPQLPKTKVPDGFASEAEYLSHLAKAGLKEKYSRITPGIQERLDYELGVICKMGFEGYFLIVSDFVAAAKREGVMTGCRGSAAGSLVAYSIGITDVDPIRFELLFERFLNPERIDMPDADIDFADRDRYKIIDYVIKRYGRDAVCQIITYGRMKGKSVVRDVARVMGLTVAEAGKLAAMVDKDLATSLSTNGELAATIKANPKYAELFRHARALEGLNRQPSMHAGGVIIAPGPVVNWSPLFKQPDADEVMTQFDMNDVKEVGLIKMDFLGLITLTILQDTIDLVKQNHGVVIDLWKLPDGDKETLALLGRGETVGVFQFESQGMQDNLRKLKPEGIEDLIAMNALYRPGPMEDIPVYIHRKHGREKVEYRHPLIEEILKITYGVITYQEQVMRVAQEMGGFTLGQADILRKAMGKKDMEKMEAMRKRFMEGAQKRKVEAKIAQEIFDRMAKFAGYGFNKAHATVYAHVAYQCAYLKAHYPIEFLTANLSSVLDKKDDLLVIKNEAERMGIKILPPDVNTSDYRCSIDGGRIRLGLGTIKNVGKAAEKILEARAKKGKFSSLFDLCASVDLHLVNKKALESLVYAGALDSLKGSRARLFAGVDAAIDYGSAEQKDRASGQTSLFETDDKDSAARVRPEPPLPDVEAWPYNELLAREKEVLNFYVSGHPLERFMDEVRGFTDITLSAESLDKVREGTALTVGGIITAVKTHTQRDGRPMAFLEIEDFDGSMELLAFGEAYEKFRHLLAPDAMILVRGTVSIREGDKKPKLRVENVIALSETREKLTKSVHVRLRTQGLEDAFVKELYDECGKAAGDCSLIIHLQTQEENEYRIKAKNVAVNPAKETIDLLRNRLGKENVWLSKTAA
- a CDS encoding lysophospholipid acyltransferase family protein gives rise to the protein MAEQDRGVTGLLNFLHNMFIAAWAAVSTVAYGTVTLCIAPFSNRLARYIAHRWCIHLMALCGIRVRAVGVEKLDTGGRYVFIANHQSYFDIPVLYAGLPFSLSFIAKKELFFIPFFGWGIAAIGHIWIDRENARAARKSITRAIGKLKRQGISLVLFPEGTRSVSGDVGEFKRGSFTLALEAGVPVVPVTIRGTRDILPKRSGRFRPGTATLVIGDPIPPAQFEELDKTKLSELVRGRIIAGASKSIS